From a single Pelodiscus sinensis isolate JC-2024 chromosome 4, ASM4963464v1, whole genome shotgun sequence genomic region:
- the LOC102458817 gene encoding olfactory receptor 8D1-like → MEEGNHSVVTEFILSGLTDRPELQVPLFLLFLLIYVTTLVCNGGMILLITIDPQLHTPMYFFLKTLSFCDLCCSTVIAPKMLQTFLAERKDISYIACAVQMYCFLVCVAIESLLLAVMAYDRYVAICNPLLYTVTMSRQRCNLLVAGVFAVGLVDATILTCCTFQRSYCRSNIIRHFFCGIAPLLPLSCSDTRINEIVMFASTCYTVVIPTVTIVLSYVCIISAILQIRSAEGRLKAFSTCTSHLTAVGISHGTLLFISFRATSSNSMDRDKTASLFYTLIIPMLNPLIYSLRNREVKDALRKAMKKVPRNS, encoded by the coding sequence atggaagagggaaatcactcggtggtgactgagttcattctctcaggactgacagatcgtccGGAGCTCCAGGTTCCCCTGTTTTtgttgttcctactgatttatgttaCCACTCTGGTCTGTAATGGTGGGATGATCTTGTTAATTACAATTGACCCACaacttcacacccccatgtattttttcctcaagactttgtctttctgtgatctctgctgttcCACAGTAATAgcccctaagatgctgcagaCTTTCCTAGCTGAGAGGAAAGACATTTCGTACATTGCCTGCGCTGTGCAAATGTATTGCTTCCTTGTTTGTGTAGCTATTGAAAgcctcttgctggctgtgatggcgtatgaccgttatgtggccatctgtaacccactgCTCTATACAGTCACTATGTCCAGGCAGCGTTGCAACCTGTTGGTGGCTGGGGTGTTTGCTGTGGGGTTGGTGGATGCAACGATACTCACATGTTGTACATTTCAGCGGTCATACTGCCGCTCCAACATCATCAGGCATTTCTTCTGTGGCATCGCCCCATTGCTGCcactctcctgctctgacacccgcaTCAATGAGATTGTGATGTTTGCTTCTACGTGTTACACAGTAGTGATCCCCACTGTGACTATCGTCCTTTCATATGTCTGTATCATCTCCGCCATCCTTCAGATCCGCTCTGCCGAGGGCCGGctcaaagccttctccacctgcacttCTCACTTGACTGCAGTGGGCATTTCTCATGGCACCCTCCTTTTTATATCCTTCCGGGCAACCTCCAGTAATTCCATGGACAGAGACAAAACAGCCTCATTGTTCTACACACTGATAATCCCCAtgctgaaccccctcatctacagcctgaggaacagggaagTAAAGGACGCTCTGCGGAAAGCCATGAAAAAAGTCCCAAGGAATTCCTGA
- the LOC102459542 gene encoding olfactory receptor 8U9-like, translating into MEEGNHSVVTEFILSGLTDRRELQVPIFLLFLLIYVTTLICNGGMILLITIDPQLHTPMYFFLRTLSFCDLCCSTVIAPKMLQTFLAERKSISYIACAVQMYCFLVCLDIECLLLAVMAYDRYVAICNPLLYMVTMSRQRCNQLVAGVCVVGLVDALILICCTFRLSFCSSNVIKHFFCGIAPLLPLSCSDTRINEIVMFASACYTIAITSVIILLSYACIISTILQIPSAEGRRKPFSTCASHLTTVGMFYGTLIFMSLRPTSSYAMDTDKIASVFYTLVIPMLNPLIYSLRNREVKDALRKAMNKLLRNS; encoded by the coding sequence atggaagagggaaatcactcggtggtgactgagttcattctctcaggactgacagatcgtcGGGAGCTGCAGGTCCCCATATTTTtgttgttcctactgatttaCGTTACCACTCTGATCTGTAATGGTGGGATGATCTTGTTAATCACAATAGACCCACaacttcacacccccatgtactttttcctcaggactttgtctttctgtgatctctgctgttcCACAGTAATAGCCCCTAAAATGCTGCAGACTTTCTTAGCTGAAAGGAAAAGCATTTCATACATTGCCtgtgctgtgcaaatgtattGCTTCCTTGTTTGTTTAGATATTGAGTGTCtgttgctggctgtgatggcgtatgaccgttatgtggccatctgtaacccgctgctcTATATGGTCACTATGTCCAGGCAGCGGTGtaaccagctggtggctggggtgtgCGTTGTGGGGTTGGTGGATGCGTTGATACTCATATGTTGTACATTTCGGTTGTCATTCTGCAGCTCCAACGTCATCAAGCACTTCTTCTGTGGTAtcgccccactgctgccactctcctgctctgacacccgcaTCAATGAGATTGTGATGTTTGCTTCTGCTTGTTATACTATAGCGATCACTAGTGTGATCATCCTCCTCTCCTACGCCTGTATAATCTCTACCATCCTTCAGATCCCATCTGCCGAGGGCCGACGCAAACCCTTCTCCACCTGCGCTTCTCACTTGACCACAGTGGGCATGTTTTATGGCACTCTCATTTTTATGTCCCTCCGACCGACCTCCAGCTATGCTATGGACACAGACAAAATAGCCTCAGTGTTTTACACGctggtgatccccatgttgaacccccttatctacagcctgaggaacagggaggtgaaggacgccCTGAGAAAAGCCATGAATAAACTCCTAAGGAATTCCTGA
- the LOC102459060 gene encoding olfactory receptor 5AR1-like: MEEGNHSVVTEFILSGLTDRPELQIPLFVLFLLIYLITLVWNGGMILLIMIDPQLHTPMYFLLRNLSFCDLCSSTVIAPKMLQTFLAERKSISYIACAVQMYFFLVFVDVECLLLAVMAYDRYVAICNPLLYMVTMSRQRCNQLVAGCYFVGLVDALILTCCTFRLSFCHSNLIRHFSCEIPPLLALSCSETNINEIVLFASMCYTVVISIVTILLTYVYIISTILQIRSPEGRRKTFSTCTCHLTAVVLFHGTLLFIYFRPTSSYSLDTDKMASVFYTLVIPMLNPLIYSLRNKEVKDAMRKIINS; encoded by the coding sequence atggaagagggaaatcactctgtggtgactgagttcattctctcaggactaACAGATCGTCCGGAGCTGCAAATCCCTCTGTTTGTGCTGTTCCTACTGATTTATCTTATCACCCTGGTTTGGAATGGGGGGATGATCTTGCTAATCATGATTGACCCCCAACTACACACACCCATGTACTTTCTCCTCCGGAATTTGTCGTTCTGTGATCTGTGCAGTTCCACAGTAATAgcccctaagatgctgcagaCTTTCTTAGCTGAGAGGAAAAGCATTTCGTACATTGCCTGTGCAGTGCAAATGTATTTCTTCCTTGTTTTTGTAGATgttgagtgtctcttgctggctgtgatggcgtacgaccgttatgtggccatctgtaacccgctgctcTATATGGTTACTATGTCCAGGCAGCGCTGTAACCAGCTAGTGGCTGGATGCTATTTTGTGGGCTTGGTGGATGCATTGATACTCACATGTTGTACATTTCGGTTGTCATTCTGCCACTCCAACCTCATCAGGCATTTCTCCTGTGAAATCCCCCCTTTATTAGCGCTCTCCTGCTCTGAAACAAACATCAATGAGATTGTGCTGTTTGCTTCTATGTGCTACACTGTAGTAATCAGCATTGTGACCATCCTCCTGACCTATGTGTatatcatctccaccatcctgcaGATCCGCTCTCCTGAGGGCCGGCGCAAAaccttctccacctgcacttgTCACTTGACAGCAGTGGTCCTGTTTCATGGCACCCTCCTTTTCATCTATTTCCGACCCACCTCCAGCTATTCCTTGGACACAGACAAAATGGCCTCTGTGTTCTACACGCTGGTcatccccatgttgaaccccctcatTTACAGTctgaggaacaaggaggtgaAGGACGCCATGAGGAAAATAATAAACTCCTAA
- the LOC102459298 gene encoding olfactory receptor 8U3-like gives MEEGNHSVVTEFILSGLTDRPELQVPMFLLFLLIYVTTLICNGGMILLITIDPQLHTPMYFFLRTLSFCDFCCSTVIAPKMLQTFLAERKSIPYIACAVQMYCFLVCIDIECLLLAVMAYDRYVAICNPLFYTVTMSKHRCNLLVGGVCSVGLVDALILTCCTFRLSFCRSNIIRHFFCGIAPLLPLSCSDTHINEIVMFASTCYTVVITSVIILLSYVCIISAILRIRSAEGRRKAFSTCSSHLTAVGVFHGTLIFMTLRPTSSYSMDTDKIASLFYTLMIPMLNPLIYSLRNREVKDAVMKVVNKHLRNS, from the coding sequence atggaagagggaaatcactcggtggtgactgagttcattctctcaggactgacagatcgtccGGAGCTCCAAGTCCCCATGTTTTTGCTAttcctactgatttatgttaCCACTCTGATCTGTAATGGTGGCATGATCTTGTTAATCACAATTGACCCACaacttcacacccccatgtactttttcctcaggACTTTGTCTTTTTGTGATTTTTGCTGTTCCACAGTAATAgcccctaagatgctgcagaCTTTCTTGGCGGAGAGGAAAAGCATTCCATACATTGCCtgtgctgtgcaaatgtattGCTTTCTTGTTTGTATAGATattgagtgtctcttgctggctgtgatggcgtatgaccgttatgtggctATCTGTAACCCACTGTTCTATACAGTCACTATGTCCAAGCACCGCTGTAACCTGCTGGTGGGTGGGGTGTGTTCTGTGGGGTTGGTGGATGCGCTGATACTCACCTGTTGTACATTTCGGTTGTCATTCTGCCGCTCCAATATCATCAGGCATTTCTTCTGTGGCATCGCCCCATTGTTGCcactctcctgctctgacacccacATCAATGAGATTGTGATGTTTGCTTCTACGTGTTACACTGTAGTGATCACCAGTGTGATTATCCTGCTCTCCTATGTCTGCATCATCTCCGCCATCCTGCGGATCCGCTCTGCCGAGGGCCggcgcaaagccttctccacctgctcgtCTCACTTGACCGCAGTGGGCGTGTTTCATGGCACTCTCATTTTTATGACTCTCCGACCGACCTCCAGCTATTCCATGGACACAGACAAAATAGCCTCATTGTTCTACACGCTGATGATCCCCAtgctgaaccccctcatctacagcctgaggaacagggaggtgaaggacgctgTGATGAAGGTAGTTAATAAACACCTGAGGAATTCATGA